The DNA window GGATGACGACGATTGAGCAGGGGAGACTGGTGTAGCGAGGGAAAACCGGTGTCTGACACTATTTTCCGGGGAGGCTTCGGAAAATAGTGTCAGACACCTGATGCATCCGGCGCCAGGTGAGTGCCTGGTGTCGGACACTTTTTCCGGGCGCATCGTCCGGAAAAGGTGTCGGACACCGGTGTTCGCCAGCACGCAATCCGTGCCGGTAAGCACTGCATTTCGATATGCGCCAACGATCATTGGCGCGACAGTAAATCTGGCGTAATATCCCGGCCAGCATTCAATGCCCAGTCACGCACCCAACAACAATCCCGGATTACAAATCCGGGCCATCGGGAGAAACCAGGATGAGCCAACCCTCTTCGTCCAATCCACTTGAATTTTCGGCGCGGGGGATCATCCTCGGCATCCTCATCACGCTGGTCTTCACGGCCGCGCAAGTCTACCTCGGCCTCAAGGTGGGCCTCACGTTCGCCACGTCGATCCCCGCGGCCGTCATCTCGATGGCGCTGCTGTCCGCCTTCAAGGATGCGACGATCCAGGAAAACAATATCGTGCAGACGATCGCCTCGGCGGCCGGCACGCTGGCGTCGGTGATCTTCGTGCTGCCCGGCCTGCTCATGATCGGCTGGTGGGCGCAGATCCCGTTCTGGCCCGTGTTCGGCGCCTGCGCGATCGGCGGCATCCTGGGCGTGATGTACACGATTCCGCTGCGCCGCGCGCTGGTGTCGCAGTCGAAGTTGCCTTACCCGGAAGGCGTGGCCGCGGCCGAGGTGCTGAAGGTGGGCACGCAGTCGCGCGCCGGCGCGCAGGAAGGCAAGGCCGGCCTGAAGGCCGTGGTGCTGGGCACGCTGGCCTCGGCGTTCTTTGCCGCGCTGGCCGGCGCCAAGCTGGTATCCCACGAGGTGGCGCATTACTTCCGCTTCGGCAGCGGCAGCGGCGCCACCGGCCTGGGTGCATCGACGTCGCTGGCATTGATCGGTGCCGGGCACCTGATGGGCATCACGGTCGGCATCGCCATGCTGGTCGGCCTCGTCATCGCCTGGGGCATCCTGGTGCCGGTGCTGACGGCGGCCACGCCGATGGCCGCCGGTGCCTCGGTCGCCGACCATGCGCTCGGCGTGTGGAGCACGCAGGTGCGCATGATGGGCGCCGGCACGATCGGTGCCGCGGCGATCATCACGCTGGCCACGCTGGCCAAGCCCGTGCTGGGCGGCCTGAAGTCGGCGCTCGAAGCGTCGCGCGCGGCGAAGCACGGCGGCGCCGAAGTGCCGCGCGTGGAGCGCGACATGCCGATCTTCATCGTCGGCCTCGTCACGCTGATCTCGATGGTGCCGGCCGGCTGGCTGCTGTCGTCCTTCCTGGAAGGCGGCGTGCTGGCATCGATCGCCACGCCGCTGGTCGTCGTCGGCATCGGCTACATCCTCGTGGCCGGCCTGCTGGCGGCCGCCGTGTGCGGCTACATGGCGGGCCTGATCGGTTCGTCGAACTCGCCGGTGTCCGGCATTGCCATCCTCACGATCCTCGGCGCGGCCACCTCGGTGGGCTTCGTCGGCCGCGAAGTGCTGGGCCCCGATACCGCCCAGGCACTGATCGCGTTCGCACTGTTCGTCACCACCGTCGTGCTGGCGGTGGCCGTGATCGGCAACGACAACCTGCAGGACCTGAAGACGGGCCAGCTGGTCGGCGCCACGCCTTGGAAACAGCAGGTGGCGCTGATCATCGGCGTGTTCGCCGGCTCCTGC is part of the Pseudoduganella lutea genome and encodes:
- a CDS encoding OPT family oligopeptide transporter is translated as MSQPSSSNPLEFSARGIILGILITLVFTAAQVYLGLKVGLTFATSIPAAVISMALLSAFKDATIQENNIVQTIASAAGTLASVIFVLPGLLMIGWWAQIPFWPVFGACAIGGILGVMYTIPLRRALVSQSKLPYPEGVAAAEVLKVGTQSRAGAQEGKAGLKAVVLGTLASAFFAALAGAKLVSHEVAHYFRFGSGSGATGLGASTSLALIGAGHLMGITVGIAMLVGLVIAWGILVPVLTAATPMAAGASVADHALGVWSTQVRMMGAGTIGAAAIITLATLAKPVLGGLKSALEASRAAKHGGAEVPRVERDMPIFIVGLVTLISMVPAGWLLSSFLEGGVLASIATPLVVVGIGYILVAGLLAAAVCGYMAGLIGSSNSPVSGIAILTILGAATSVGFVGREVLGPDTAQALIAFALFVTTVVLAVAVIGNDNLQDLKTGQLVGATPWKQQVALIIGVFAGSCVVPPVLGLLNEAYGFASAPNQNAISSQPLAAPQATLISTLARGVIGGDLPWHLIGWGAVIGLVLVAIDFMLKKSSHGKYSLPPLGVGLAVYLPSAVTAPVVVGAVAGYYFEKSMRGKTYGEAASRVGVLVMSGFIVGESLFNVALAALIVLSGDGEPLAFGAGVDESVGMLIALAVGAAILVSLYRWAANSARRIEQ